A portion of the Edaphobacter lichenicola genome contains these proteins:
- the fdhD gene encoding formate dehydrogenase accessory sulfurtransferase FdhD yields MKSPSPNLVSEIPPPANRASLEVTIEKVTGHSFRRLQDTLAVEEPLEIQLAHGAIGARSVKSISVTMRTPGDDFNLAAGFLMTEGVVRDSNDIEQIVYAASSIGEAPRKNEETRSALPYQPGKNVVRVELAPDVVVSLANLERNFYTTSSCGICGKASLLALQTVCPPRRKNTLQIEADILTTLPDRMREAQSIFNQTGGIHGAGLFNAEGELLAVKEDVGRHNAVDKLLGAEFLADRTPLRHALLLLSGRASFELLQKALMGGVSMVACVGAPSSLAVQVAIDFDIILVGFLRDNHFNIYHGAKHILGRPAN; encoded by the coding sequence ATGAAGAGTCCCTCACCCAATCTCGTCTCAGAGATCCCCCCACCGGCAAACCGCGCTTCCCTTGAAGTGACGATCGAAAAGGTGACTGGACACAGCTTTCGCCGCTTGCAGGACACGTTAGCCGTTGAAGAGCCGCTCGAGATTCAGTTGGCTCACGGTGCCATCGGTGCAAGATCGGTCAAGTCCATCTCTGTAACCATGCGCACTCCTGGCGATGACTTCAACCTCGCGGCGGGCTTCCTCATGACCGAAGGCGTCGTGCGAGATTCAAATGACATTGAGCAGATCGTCTACGCAGCGAGCAGCATCGGAGAGGCTCCTCGTAAGAACGAAGAGACACGGAGCGCGCTTCCCTATCAGCCTGGAAAAAATGTCGTTCGCGTTGAGCTGGCTCCCGACGTCGTGGTAAGCCTCGCAAATCTTGAGCGCAACTTCTACACCACCTCCAGCTGCGGCATCTGCGGCAAAGCTTCTCTACTGGCGCTTCAAACGGTCTGTCCACCACGCAGAAAAAACACACTCCAGATCGAAGCCGACATTCTCACCACACTCCCCGATCGTATGCGTGAAGCCCAAAGCATCTTCAACCAGACGGGCGGCATTCACGGTGCCGGGCTCTTCAACGCAGAAGGCGAGCTTCTTGCAGTCAAAGAAGATGTAGGGCGCCACAACGCAGTCGACAAACTGCTTGGCGCAGAGTTTCTCGCAGACCGCACCCCTTTGCGCCACGCTCTGCTCTTGCTCTCCGGACGTGCCAGCTTCGAACTCCTCCAGAAAGCTCTTATGGGTGGAGTCTCGATGGTCGCCTGTGTTGGTGCTCCATCCAGCCTCGCCGTGCAGGTTGCAATAGACTTCGACATCATTCTCGTTGGGTTCCTTCGCGACAATCACTTCAACATCTACCACGGTGCGAAACACATTCTTGGACGTCCTGCGAATTGA
- a CDS encoding Do family serine endopeptidase: MSLETNKLVGKAGRLAVPAGAAVALVLTAGMFVHHNGVHAAMASPAPMDDSSVSSLVALDNAVEAVAARVTPAVVNVAVTSRGSSEHEAGEEQEQGQEEGQGQIQGLPPGFAQFFGQGPQGMRPQQPQIEHGIGSGIIISPDGYIVTNNHVVDGAMQIKVTLHDRRVMNAKLVGVDKLTDLAVIKVDAKDLPSIAWGDSTKLKPGQTVLAFGSPFGYFQFSVTRGIVSAVDRPNPYRDDPRKPGGYIQTDAAINPGNSGGALVNARGELVGINTFIISNSGSFAGAGFAIPSQIVRATTEQLIKTGSVHHGYLGISMNDVTPENASFFNLKEATGAIVAQVTPDSPASQAGLKSGDVIDELNGQKVLNGGALQVAVSEDTPGTTIELGILRNGSPQTLTLKVGEFHKDAEVASNGDSASPQKGKLGLAVAELTPDVRQQLHIPSDMKGVAIQSVRPASPADEASLAPGDVILEVNRHPVVSAEQFVNEAHANPAGKDLLLLVWSQGGASYRVIHPDAGNQSGM; the protein is encoded by the coding sequence ATGTCTTTAGAAACTAATAAATTAGTAGGTAAGGCGGGGCGGCTTGCCGTTCCTGCAGGTGCTGCGGTGGCTCTGGTGCTGACTGCGGGGATGTTCGTTCATCACAATGGCGTTCATGCTGCGATGGCATCGCCTGCGCCGATGGACGACAGCAGTGTGTCGTCACTGGTGGCGTTGGACAATGCGGTGGAGGCAGTTGCGGCACGCGTAACGCCAGCGGTCGTCAACGTCGCGGTGACCTCGCGTGGTTCTTCGGAGCACGAGGCCGGTGAGGAACAGGAGCAAGGCCAGGAAGAGGGTCAGGGTCAGATTCAGGGCCTGCCTCCTGGCTTTGCACAGTTCTTCGGACAAGGGCCTCAGGGGATGAGACCGCAGCAGCCGCAGATCGAGCATGGAATCGGAAGCGGGATCATCATCTCTCCCGATGGATACATCGTGACGAACAATCACGTCGTCGATGGAGCGATGCAGATTAAGGTGACACTGCATGACCGGCGCGTGATGAATGCGAAGTTGGTCGGCGTGGATAAGCTGACTGACCTTGCGGTGATCAAGGTGGATGCAAAGGACCTGCCCAGCATCGCGTGGGGTGACTCGACGAAGCTGAAGCCCGGTCAGACGGTGCTGGCGTTCGGCAGCCCGTTCGGCTACTTCCAGTTTTCTGTGACGCGCGGAATTGTGAGCGCGGTAGATCGCCCGAATCCTTATCGTGATGATCCGCGGAAGCCAGGCGGATATATCCAGACCGATGCTGCGATCAATCCGGGTAATTCGGGTGGCGCGTTGGTGAATGCCCGTGGCGAGTTGGTGGGTATCAACACATTCATCATCTCGAATAGTGGTTCGTTTGCTGGAGCTGGCTTTGCGATTCCGTCGCAGATTGTGCGGGCGACGACGGAGCAGTTGATCAAGACGGGCAGCGTCCACCACGGTTATCTCGGGATCAGCATGAACGATGTGACGCCTGAGAATGCGAGCTTCTTCAATCTGAAGGAGGCGACCGGTGCGATCGTTGCGCAAGTAACGCCTGATTCGCCGGCGAGCCAGGCAGGTTTGAAGAGCGGCGACGTGATCGACGAACTGAACGGACAGAAGGTCCTCAACGGTGGTGCGCTGCAGGTTGCTGTGAGCGAGGATACTCCGGGAACAACAATCGAGTTGGGGATTCTCCGCAATGGCTCTCCGCAAACTTTGACTCTAAAGGTCGGCGAGTTCCACAAGGATGCAGAGGTGGCTTCGAATGGCGATTCTGCGAGCCCGCAGAAGGGCAAGCTTGGGCTTGCTGTGGCTGAACTGACTCCTGACGTGCGCCAGCAGTTACATATTCCATCGGACATGAAAGGCGTTGCGATACAGAGCGTTCGCCCTGCAAGCCCTGCGGATGAGGCGAGCCTCGCGCCGGGAGATGTGATCCTGGAGGTGAATCGGCATCCGGTCGTTTCGGCGGAGCAGTTCGTGAACGAGGCCCATGCGAATCCAGCAGGGAAGGACTTGCTCCTGCTGGTGTGGTCCCAGGGAGGAGCGAGCTATCGCGTGATCCATCCTGACGCGGGTAATCAGAGCGGTATGTAA
- a CDS encoding M56 family metallopeptidase — protein sequence MDLSLLHGVEGLSRIAATSVVSGLWQGVVLAAGVGICLRLVPKTTAAIRFGLWTVVFAILVVLPLLHAYGFGAGGEMAGHGAIVQVDPRWSFAIAALWLVASLVRAVKLVAGGMQLRRIWRRATPVEASSGLGLGLGSGCEAALALAGSRRVTLCTSTDVDRPSVIGFFSPRILIPHEVFERVTAAELEQIVLHEVGHLRRRDDWINLLQKVSLVLVPLNPALLWIEKRLCFERELACDDDVLRLTKAPKAYATCLTSLAEQRLGRRAAALSLGAWERRSELSRRVHRILSWTEGMSKARAYAVMSVVTLGLVGGAAGLSRCPQFVSFSGGAAAQEAAVQRLPSAGYKSAGYQDVVFHPAVASSLSGAPHETLLKASMPVDVSRRALPPVKRAAATSHRSASRAVLVQTKQNRAMVQGAQQLQRWVVLTAWDGSAKARMMLTVSSEPKVSSTFAAVPTPDGWLVIQL from the coding sequence ATGGATCTGAGCCTCTTGCATGGTGTGGAAGGTCTGTCGCGAATAGCGGCCACCTCGGTAGTTTCGGGGCTTTGGCAGGGCGTCGTGCTGGCGGCGGGTGTAGGAATTTGTCTGCGGCTGGTGCCGAAGACGACGGCGGCGATTCGGTTTGGTCTGTGGACGGTGGTGTTTGCGATTCTTGTTGTGTTGCCGCTGTTGCATGCCTATGGATTCGGCGCTGGTGGCGAGATGGCCGGGCATGGCGCGATCGTGCAGGTCGATCCGCGGTGGAGTTTTGCCATCGCTGCGCTGTGGCTGGTGGCTTCCCTCGTGCGGGCGGTGAAGCTAGTTGCGGGCGGGATGCAACTGCGTCGGATTTGGAGGAGAGCGACGCCGGTTGAGGCTAGTTCTGGTCTTGGTTTAGGTCTTGGTTCTGGTTGCGAAGCGGCGCTGGCGTTGGCTGGATCTCGTAGGGTGACGCTGTGCACATCAACTGATGTCGATCGGCCTAGCGTGATCGGGTTCTTCTCGCCACGGATTCTGATTCCTCACGAGGTATTCGAACGAGTTACGGCGGCTGAGTTGGAGCAGATTGTGCTGCATGAGGTGGGCCACCTGCGGCGACGTGACGATTGGATCAACCTGCTGCAGAAGGTAAGCCTGGTGCTCGTGCCGCTGAATCCGGCTTTGTTGTGGATTGAGAAGCGACTCTGCTTCGAGCGGGAGTTGGCTTGCGATGACGATGTTCTGCGGCTGACGAAGGCGCCGAAGGCCTATGCGACGTGCCTGACGAGTCTGGCTGAGCAGCGGCTTGGACGGCGGGCTGCGGCTCTGTCGTTGGGAGCGTGGGAGCGGCGGTCGGAGCTGTCACGACGTGTGCACAGGATTTTGAGTTGGACCGAAGGGATGAGCAAAGCTCGGGCGTACGCGGTAATGAGCGTTGTGACGCTTGGCCTGGTTGGCGGAGCGGCTGGACTTTCGCGATGCCCTCAGTTCGTCTCGTTTTCTGGCGGTGCTGCCGCTCAGGAAGCTGCGGTGCAGAGGTTGCCGTCTGCGGGATATAAGTCCGCGGGCTATCAAGATGTGGTGTTTCATCCTGCTGTTGCTTCCTCTCTGTCGGGGGCGCCGCATGAGACGTTGCTGAAGGCTTCGATGCCGGTGGATGTATCACGTCGAGCGTTGCCGCCTGTGAAGCGTGCCGCTGCCACGTCTCATCGCAGCGCTTCAAGAGCGGTTCTGGTGCAGACGAAACAGAACCGAGCGATGGTGCAAGGGGCGCAACAGCTGCAGAGATGGGTTGTGCTGACTGCATGGGATGGGTCGGCGAAGGCAAGGATGATGCTCACGGTGTCGAGTGAGCCTAAAGTTTCTTCTACGTTTGCAGCCGTGCCTACTCCGGACGGCTGGCTGGTCATTCAACTTTAA
- a CDS encoding BlaI/MecI/CopY family transcriptional regulator, with the protein MPPKKSITLTEAELRLMKLLWSRGESAVGELVAAMPDGEALAYNSVLTTIRILEQKGYVRHRQESRAFLYSACVAEQEASRSEVRHMMQRFFGNSRERLLLSLLGDDEVTPEELQRLKDAIAAAADDREGGEL; encoded by the coding sequence ATGCCGCCGAAGAAGTCCATCACGTTGACAGAGGCTGAGTTACGGCTCATGAAGTTGCTGTGGAGTAGGGGCGAGTCGGCTGTTGGCGAGCTGGTCGCGGCGATGCCGGATGGGGAAGCGCTCGCTTACAACTCGGTGCTGACGACAATCCGGATCCTGGAGCAGAAGGGGTACGTGCGGCACCGGCAGGAGAGCAGGGCGTTTTTATACAGTGCCTGCGTCGCTGAGCAGGAGGCAAGCCGGTCCGAGGTTCGTCATATGATGCAGCGTTTTTTTGGGAACTCACGTGAGCGACTGTTGCTCTCGTTGCTAGGCGACGATGAGGTGACCCCGGAGGAGTTGCAGCGTCTGAAAGATGCGATTGCTGCTGCGGCGGATGACCGTGAGGGGGGCGAACTCTAA
- a CDS encoding EAL domain-containing protein, protein MAAEDANDLRRALEKNEIIPYFQPLVELRTGLLGGFEVLARWQHPRRGLIPPNEFIPLAEAAGLNGLLTGNLLRASFDAARNIPDHLTLSINISLTQLTDLSLPKHIRAAAEQAGFPLNRLILEITESALVGNTEHAYCIATELKEQGSRLALDDFGTGYSSLRHLQSLPFDELKIDASFVRSMDHTRESRKIAAAIVGLGNSLSLTTVAEGVETQAIADMLLWLGCDVGQGWLYGRPVPPEELPETLAARLNPPPPSTLTEPRSAAANSTLPLRLEALPTQRLAQLNAIYDGVPVGLAFLDRNLRYVSVNKRLAEMHDLPVASHLNRYFADILPEKFPECEPYLLRALDGEATAGLEICLPDARRRGQQCTFLISYQPARDEVDEVIGVSISVVDITRRKQAEQALIESEDHYRHTVELNPQVPWTADANGVILDVSPRCEELTGISSQEMASGGWLRIVHPDDLPRAIQEWNDSVRTASFYDSEYRVLVREGVWRWMRSRAAPRLDEEGKVLRWYGTVEDIQDHRQAVEALRRSEARLQAVFDAVPFGIVIAGAPHGNVVMSNPRAEDILRSTVAPPAMIDDYCAERDSYRGDPSTEYPLANAIMNGKTIGPKEYLRHHSDGTSAWISLTAVPVLDDDGKVSGGVVAIQDIDEEKRKLQSLSDLNLVLQTKIETRQ, encoded by the coding sequence ATGGCTGCTGAAGACGCGAACGACCTGCGTAGAGCGCTTGAGAAGAACGAAATCATTCCGTACTTCCAGCCGCTCGTCGAGCTGCGCACAGGCCTCCTCGGTGGCTTCGAAGTTCTAGCGCGATGGCAGCATCCCCGCCGCGGCCTTATCCCACCCAACGAATTCATTCCACTCGCCGAAGCGGCCGGACTCAACGGGCTGCTCACCGGCAACCTCCTTCGCGCCTCCTTCGACGCTGCCAGAAACATTCCCGATCACCTCACCCTCTCGATCAATATCTCCCTCACCCAACTCACCGATCTCTCTCTCCCCAAACACATCCGCGCCGCCGCCGAGCAAGCCGGCTTCCCGCTCAACCGTCTCATTCTTGAGATCACAGAGAGTGCTCTCGTCGGCAATACCGAGCACGCCTATTGCATCGCTACCGAACTCAAAGAACAGGGCTCCCGCCTCGCGCTCGACGACTTCGGGACAGGCTACTCCAGCCTGCGGCATCTGCAATCGCTCCCCTTCGACGAGCTAAAGATCGACGCGAGCTTCGTCCGTTCCATGGATCACACGCGCGAAAGCCGGAAGATCGCCGCGGCCATCGTCGGTCTCGGCAACAGCCTCAGCCTCACCACCGTAGCCGAAGGGGTCGAGACTCAGGCCATCGCCGACATGCTCCTCTGGCTCGGCTGTGATGTCGGCCAGGGCTGGCTCTATGGCCGCCCCGTACCGCCCGAGGAGCTCCCCGAGACCCTCGCGGCAAGGCTCAATCCCCCACCCCCGTCTACACTCACCGAACCCCGCTCCGCCGCCGCGAACTCCACCCTGCCGTTGCGCCTCGAAGCTCTACCCACCCAACGCCTGGCCCAACTCAACGCCATCTACGACGGCGTCCCCGTCGGCCTGGCCTTCCTCGATCGCAACCTCCGTTACGTCAGCGTCAACAAGCGTCTCGCCGAGATGCACGATCTTCCCGTCGCCTCTCATCTCAATCGATACTTCGCCGATATCCTCCCCGAAAAATTTCCCGAGTGCGAACCCTACCTCTTACGCGCACTCGATGGAGAGGCAACTGCCGGCCTCGAGATCTGTCTTCCTGACGCTCGTCGCCGCGGTCAGCAATGCACCTTCCTCATCTCCTACCAGCCCGCGCGCGATGAGGTGGATGAGGTTATCGGCGTCTCTATCTCGGTCGTCGATATCACCCGGCGCAAGCAAGCCGAACAAGCACTCATCGAGAGCGAAGATCACTATCGGCACACCGTCGAACTCAATCCCCAGGTTCCCTGGACCGCCGACGCCAACGGCGTAATCCTCGACGTTAGCCCGCGATGCGAGGAACTCACAGGTATCTCAAGTCAGGAGATGGCCAGTGGCGGATGGCTCCGCATCGTCCATCCCGACGATCTTCCGCGGGCCATTCAGGAGTGGAACGACTCAGTTCGCACCGCCAGTTTCTACGATTCGGAGTACCGCGTCCTGGTCCGCGAAGGCGTCTGGCGCTGGATGCGATCCCGCGCCGCGCCGCGACTTGACGAGGAGGGCAAAGTCCTCCGCTGGTACGGTACCGTCGAGGACATACAAGACCACAGGCAGGCCGTGGAGGCCCTCCGTCGCAGCGAAGCTCGTCTGCAGGCCGTCTTCGATGCCGTTCCGTTCGGTATCGTCATCGCCGGAGCGCCCCACGGCAACGTCGTGATGAGCAATCCTCGCGCAGAGGACATTCTTCGCAGCACCGTCGCTCCTCCAGCCATGATCGACGACTATTGCGCGGAGCGAGACTCGTATCGCGGCGACCCGTCCACCGAGTACCCTCTTGCAAACGCCATCATGAACGGCAAAACCATCGGCCCGAAGGAATATCTTCGCCACCACAGTGATGGCACAAGTGCCTGGATCAGCCTGACCGCCGTTCCCGTTCTCGACGACGACGGAAAAGTCTCCGGCGGAGTCGTCGCCATCCAGGACATCGACGAAGAAAAGCGCAAGCTGCAAAGCCTCTCCGACCTCAACCTTGTCCTCCAGACCAAAATCGAGACGCGCCAATAA
- a CDS encoding ethanolamine ammonia-lyase subunit EutB produces MAHAHTVASVRYTFNSLADLLAKASPARSGDELAGIAATSAQQRVAAQMALADLPLPHFHNEAVVPYETDEVTRLIVDTSHTEAATEAFAPISSLTVGELRDYLLSDDSTPESLTALARGLTPEMAAAVSKLMRLQDLVLVARKISVVTKFRTTVGLPGRLATRLQPNHPTDDPTGIAASILDGLLLGSGDAVIGINPVSDNVATLTTLLHLIDHIRRRYEIPTQSCVLAHLTTQMQAMQQGAPLDLLFQSIGGTEATNTSFGISLALIEEAHQQARSLNRVAPTAENPSPNIMYFETGQGSSLSANAHRGVGGQGVDQQTLESRAYAVARHFNPMLVNTVVGFIGPEYLYDGKQILRAGLEDHLCGKLLGLPMGCDICYTNHAEADQDDMDALLTMLGTAGVNYIMGVPGADDIMLNYQSTSFHDALYLRRLLNLRPAPEFEAWLNTTAPHQLAIPAMLP; encoded by the coding sequence ATGGCCCACGCCCACACCGTCGCGAGCGTCCGCTACACCTTCAACTCTCTCGCCGACCTCCTCGCCAAAGCCTCCCCTGCCCGTTCGGGCGACGAGCTTGCAGGCATCGCCGCCACCAGCGCGCAGCAGCGTGTCGCGGCACAGATGGCGCTCGCCGACCTACCCCTGCCTCACTTCCACAACGAAGCCGTCGTCCCCTATGAGACAGACGAGGTCACGCGCCTCATCGTCGACACCAGCCACACCGAGGCTGCTACCGAAGCCTTCGCTCCAATCTCCAGCCTCACCGTTGGCGAACTCCGCGACTACCTCCTCTCCGACGACTCCACGCCCGAAAGCCTAACCGCGCTCGCTCGCGGACTGACCCCCGAGATGGCTGCCGCAGTCTCCAAACTCATGCGCCTTCAGGACCTCGTCCTCGTCGCACGCAAAATCTCCGTCGTCACGAAGTTCCGCACCACCGTTGGCCTTCCCGGCCGCCTGGCCACCCGTCTCCAGCCCAATCACCCCACCGACGACCCCACAGGCATCGCCGCCTCCATCCTTGACGGTCTCCTTCTCGGCTCCGGCGACGCCGTCATCGGCATCAACCCCGTCTCCGACAACGTCGCCACCCTCACCACGCTCCTCCACCTCATCGACCACATTCGCCGCCGCTACGAAATCCCCACCCAATCCTGCGTTCTCGCCCACCTCACCACGCAGATGCAGGCCATGCAGCAGGGCGCACCGCTCGACCTCCTCTTTCAATCCATCGGCGGCACCGAAGCTACCAACACCAGCTTTGGCATCAGCCTCGCACTCATTGAAGAGGCTCATCAGCAAGCCCGCAGCCTCAACCGCGTCGCACCGACAGCTGAAAACCCCTCACCCAACATCATGTACTTCGAGACCGGCCAGGGCAGCAGCCTCAGCGCCAATGCGCACCGCGGCGTCGGGGGTCAGGGTGTCGATCAGCAAACCCTCGAATCACGCGCCTACGCCGTGGCCCGTCACTTCAACCCGATGCTGGTCAACACCGTCGTCGGCTTCATCGGTCCTGAGTATCTCTACGACGGCAAGCAGATCCTACGCGCCGGCCTCGAAGACCACCTCTGCGGCAAGCTTCTCGGTCTACCTATGGGCTGTGACATCTGCTACACCAACCACGCAGAAGCCGACCAGGACGACATGGACGCGCTCCTCACCATGCTGGGCACCGCCGGCGTCAACTACATCATGGGAGTTCCGGGAGCAGACGACATCATGCTCAACTACCAGAGCACGTCCTTCCACGACGCCCTCTATCTCCGACGTCTCCTCAACCTCCGCCCCGCACCGGAGTTTGAAGCGTGGCTCAACACCACAGCTCCCCACCAACTCGCAATTCCAGCCATGCTCCCCTGA
- a CDS encoding phospholipase D-like domain-containing protein: MSRSIIVLPDDSAKPIVEAINGAKDSIRIKMFLFSDPTLLQTVIDAQRRGVRVRVMLNPERRDGEKENGDSRRMLVEGGVEVIDSNPHFDLTHEKSMVIDDTTAFIQSLNWETKNITETRDYAVVTTHKHEVEEIMECFDADWTRTDFHAGDHSHLIWCIGNARQRLGQLIDDAKHSLWLQNERYQDPTIIEHLVRANRRGVEIHVMARPPHKLKREKLIEGVSGLRVLQDLGVKIHKLKHIKLHAKLLLADNARTIIGSINIAPGSFDSRRELAIEVKDGHIIDRVREVLRHDWENSKPLDLSDEGLLAELKDSDPNVAEDLALSTHKHGKGK, translated from the coding sequence ATGTCCCGCTCCATTATTGTTTTACCTGACGACTCCGCCAAGCCAATCGTGGAAGCCATCAACGGAGCCAAGGACTCCATCCGGATCAAGATGTTTCTGTTCTCGGACCCGACCTTGCTGCAGACGGTTATTGATGCACAGAGGCGCGGTGTGAGGGTTCGCGTCATGCTCAACCCGGAGAGGCGCGACGGGGAGAAGGAGAATGGCGATTCGCGAAGGATGCTGGTTGAGGGAGGCGTCGAGGTGATCGATAGCAATCCCCACTTCGACCTGACGCATGAGAAGTCGATGGTGATCGACGATACGACGGCGTTCATCCAGTCGCTGAACTGGGAGACGAAAAACATCACGGAGACGCGCGACTATGCGGTCGTGACTACGCACAAGCACGAGGTGGAAGAGATTATGGAGTGCTTCGATGCGGATTGGACCCGGACGGACTTCCATGCTGGTGATCATTCGCATCTCATCTGGTGTATTGGGAATGCCCGGCAAAGACTGGGCCAGCTGATCGACGATGCGAAGCATTCGCTATGGCTGCAGAACGAGCGTTATCAAGATCCGACCATCATCGAGCACCTTGTGCGAGCGAATCGCCGGGGAGTTGAGATCCACGTCATGGCGCGACCGCCGCATAAGCTCAAGCGAGAGAAGCTGATCGAAGGCGTTAGCGGGTTGCGTGTGCTGCAGGACCTTGGCGTTAAGATTCACAAGTTGAAGCACATCAAACTGCATGCAAAGCTGCTGCTGGCGGACAATGCGCGCACAATTATTGGCTCTATCAATATTGCTCCCGGCAGCTTCGATAGCCGTCGAGAGTTAGCCATCGAGGTGAAAGACGGCCATATCATCGATCGTGTTCGCGAGGTGCTTCGGCATGATTGGGAGAACTCGAAGCCGCTCGATCTGTCGGACGAGGGGCTGCTGGCTGAGCTTAAGGACAGCGATCCGAACGTTGCAGAGGACCTCGCGTTGTCGACGCACAAGCACGGTAAAGGGAAGTAA
- a CDS encoding ABC transporter ATP-binding protein, with protein MLQFIKVLIRPYRSTLVFILLAMLVETAMSLAAPWPLKIILDNVVGEHKLSPWLRHLIGDLVGRDSRMHVAGLAALVFVLIAALGAIASYIENYYTESVGQWVAHDLRMKMYEHLQRLSLGYYNTHATGTILSTITADIQTIEGFASSSTLNIVVDMLTIVCMLGLMFWLNWDFTLIAVAVTPFLLLFVSRFKKAVKKATHEVRKEQSEIVAVVQQGLESIQAVKAFGQEQAEQAQLQAVSEATVSAALKARSVKALLSPVVTVTVAACTAVVLWRGAALILAGGMTVGSLTVYLAYLTKFFKPVKDLATTTNAVAQAAVGTERIRAILDTDTVIPEKADGLAPETVAGEIEFEQVAFGYDPAYPILTDVSFKIKPGQFIGIVGPTGSGKSTVVSLIPRFYDVQSGVVRVDGHDVRDYKVKSLRDKIGYVLQDTVLFRGTILENIAFGRPEATKEEIIAAAKLANADEFILHMPQGYDTMVGERGSTLSGGQRQRIGIARVMVRNSPILLLDEPTAALDSESEKLVIDALQRLMEGRTVIAIAHRLSTIRDANQIIVITGGVVAENGTHDELMARNGLYAELHRTQFDAGKDQVLA; from the coding sequence ATGTTGCAGTTCATCAAAGTGCTGATCCGGCCTTATCGCAGCACGTTAGTGTTTATCCTTTTGGCAATGCTCGTCGAGACGGCGATGAGTCTGGCTGCTCCGTGGCCGCTGAAGATCATTCTGGACAACGTGGTTGGCGAACACAAGTTGTCGCCGTGGCTTCGTCACCTGATTGGTGATCTGGTTGGACGTGATTCCAGAATGCATGTGGCGGGGTTGGCTGCACTGGTCTTCGTGTTGATTGCAGCTCTGGGTGCGATTGCGTCGTATATCGAGAACTATTACACCGAGAGCGTAGGTCAGTGGGTCGCGCACGATCTGCGCATGAAGATGTATGAGCATCTGCAGCGGCTTTCGCTGGGCTACTACAACACGCACGCGACGGGCACGATTCTGAGCACGATAACGGCCGATATCCAGACGATCGAGGGGTTCGCCTCGTCCTCCACGCTAAACATTGTGGTGGACATGCTGACGATCGTCTGCATGCTGGGGTTGATGTTCTGGCTGAACTGGGACTTCACGTTGATTGCGGTGGCTGTCACGCCGTTTCTTCTGCTGTTTGTTTCGCGATTCAAGAAGGCGGTGAAGAAGGCGACTCATGAGGTCCGCAAGGAACAGAGTGAGATCGTTGCGGTGGTGCAGCAGGGGCTGGAGTCGATTCAGGCGGTGAAGGCGTTTGGGCAGGAGCAGGCGGAGCAGGCACAGTTGCAAGCGGTGAGCGAGGCGACGGTGAGCGCTGCGTTGAAGGCTCGAAGCGTGAAGGCGCTGCTGTCGCCGGTTGTGACGGTGACGGTCGCGGCTTGTACGGCTGTTGTGTTGTGGCGTGGTGCTGCGCTGATCCTTGCGGGGGGGATGACGGTCGGCTCGCTTACGGTCTATCTTGCGTATCTGACGAAGTTCTTCAAGCCGGTCAAGGACCTTGCGACCACGACGAATGCGGTGGCGCAGGCTGCGGTCGGGACGGAGCGCATTCGCGCGATTCTCGATACGGATACGGTGATTCCCGAGAAGGCGGATGGGCTTGCTCCGGAGACAGTTGCGGGTGAGATCGAGTTTGAGCAGGTGGCGTTTGGATATGACCCTGCGTACCCGATATTGACGGACGTGAGTTTCAAGATCAAGCCGGGACAGTTCATTGGAATCGTTGGGCCGACTGGGAGCGGGAAGTCGACGGTCGTCAGCTTGATCCCGAGGTTTTACGATGTGCAGTCGGGTGTCGTGCGAGTCGACGGGCACGATGTTCGCGACTACAAGGTGAAGTCGCTGCGGGACAAGATTGGTTATGTTCTTCAGGACACGGTGCTGTTTCGAGGGACGATTCTCGAAAATATTGCCTTTGGCCGTCCCGAGGCGACGAAAGAGGAGATCATTGCTGCGGCGAAGCTCGCTAACGCGGATGAGTTCATCTTGCACATGCCGCAGGGGTACGACACGATGGTGGGTGAGCGCGGGTCGACTCTGTCGGGTGGGCAGCGGCAGAGGATCGGGATTGCGCGGGTGATGGTTCGGAACAGCCCGATTTTGCTGCTGGATGAGCCGACCGCTGCGCTGGACAGCGAGTCGGAGAAGCTGGTGATCGATGCGCTGCAGCGCCTGATGGAAGGACGGACTGTCATTGCGATTGCGCACAGGCTCAGCACGATCCGGGATGCGAACCAGATTATTGTGATTACCGGAGGCGTGGTGGCGGAGAATGGTACGCACGACGAGTTGATGGCGCGGAATGGGCTCTATGCGGAGCTGCACCGGACGCAGTTTGATGCAGGGAAGGATCAAGTTCTAGCATAG